In Calonectris borealis chromosome Z, bCalBor7.hap1.2, whole genome shotgun sequence, a single genomic region encodes these proteins:
- the RGP1 gene encoding RAB6A-GEF complex partner protein 2 isoform X1: MIEVLAKLGRGPVFLAGEVLECVITFTNPLSASSTSASSEMLAWASAQIHCQFHASENRVALPPSDGSKHDVQAENETVFVPNRGERGQCILSTPPKILFCDLRLDPGESKSYSYCETLPIDGPPSFRGQSVKYVYKLTIGCQRVNSPIKLLRVPFRVLVLHGLKDYQFPQDEAVAPSNPFLEEEEGLKKDSRLADLATELLMVATSRRSLHLYNISNTRGKVGTFCIFKTVYKIGEDVIGTFNFSEGDIPCLQFSVSLQTEESIQEEFQRRRGQPVSFSTHARHQEACLHTAQSSFSLPIPLSSTPGFTTNIVSLKWRLHFEFVTSGESAGTCLVRGSQSEAVTWTGVEQMEVDTFSWDLPIKVLPTNPILASYVSQFSSTNSITI; this comes from the exons TGAGATGCTGGCGTGGGCCAGCGCCCAGATCCACTGCCAGTTTCACGCCAGCGAGAACCGGGTAGCACTCCCTCCCTCTGATGGCAGCAAGCACGACGTGCAAGCAGAGAATGAGACAGTCTTCGTCCCCAACAGAG GAGAGCGGGGTCAGTGTATCCTGTCCACTCCACCAAAGATTCTCTTCTGTGACTTGCGACTGGATCCCGGGGAGTCAAAGTCCT ATTCGTACTGTGAGACGCTGCCCATAGACGGCCCTCCCTCTTTCCGGGGACAGTCGGTGAAGTACGTGTACAAGCTGACCATCGGCTGCCAACGTGTCAACTCCCCCATCAAGCTCCTGCGTGTTCCCTTCCGTGTCCTTGTGCTGCATG GGCTCAAGGATTACCAGTTCCCACAGGATGAGGCTGTTGCGCCCTCAAACCCcttcctggaggaggaggagggcttgAAGAAAGACTCTCGCCTGGCGGACCTGGCGACAGAATTGCTCATGGTGGCCACCTCCCGACGCAGCCTGC ACCTGTATAACATCAGCAACACTCGTGGGAAGGTGGGGACGTTCTGCATCTTTAAGACCGTGTATAAGATTGGAGAGGATGTCATTGGGACCTTTAACTTCTCGGAAGGAGACATCCCGTGTCTGCAG TTCTCAGTGAGCCTGCAGACGGAGGAGAGCATCCAGGAGGAGTTCCAGCGCCGGCGGGGGCAGCCTGTCTCCTTCAGCACGCATGCCCGCCATCAGGAGGCCTGCCTGCACACAGCCCAGAGCAGCTTCAGCCTGCCCATCCCGCTCAGCTCTACCCCAGGATTCACCACCAACATCG TGTCCCTGAAGTGGAGGCTGCACTTCGAGTTTGTGACCTCCGGGGAGTCGGCGGGGACTTGCTTGGTTCGTGGGAGCCAGTCGGAGGCCGTCACCTGGACTGGGGTGGAGCAGATGGAAGTGGACACTTTCAGCTGGGACTTGCCCATCAAAGTCCTTCCCACCAACCCCATCCTGGCTTCCTACGTATCTCAGTTCTCCAGCACTAACTCCATCACCATCTGA
- the RGP1 gene encoding RAB6A-GEF complex partner protein 2 isoform X2, giving the protein MLAWASAQIHCQFHASENRVALPPSDGSKHDVQAENETVFVPNRGERGQCILSTPPKILFCDLRLDPGESKSYSYCETLPIDGPPSFRGQSVKYVYKLTIGCQRVNSPIKLLRVPFRVLVLHGLKDYQFPQDEAVAPSNPFLEEEEGLKKDSRLADLATELLMVATSRRSLHLYNISNTRGKVGTFCIFKTVYKIGEDVIGTFNFSEGDIPCLQFSVSLQTEESIQEEFQRRRGQPVSFSTHARHQEACLHTAQSSFSLPIPLSSTPGFTTNIVSLKWRLHFEFVTSGESAGTCLVRGSQSEAVTWTGVEQMEVDTFSWDLPIKVLPTNPILASYVSQFSSTNSITI; this is encoded by the exons ATGCTGGCGTGGGCCAGCGCCCAGATCCACTGCCAGTTTCACGCCAGCGAGAACCGGGTAGCACTCCCTCCCTCTGATGGCAGCAAGCACGACGTGCAAGCAGAGAATGAGACAGTCTTCGTCCCCAACAGAG GAGAGCGGGGTCAGTGTATCCTGTCCACTCCACCAAAGATTCTCTTCTGTGACTTGCGACTGGATCCCGGGGAGTCAAAGTCCT ATTCGTACTGTGAGACGCTGCCCATAGACGGCCCTCCCTCTTTCCGGGGACAGTCGGTGAAGTACGTGTACAAGCTGACCATCGGCTGCCAACGTGTCAACTCCCCCATCAAGCTCCTGCGTGTTCCCTTCCGTGTCCTTGTGCTGCATG GGCTCAAGGATTACCAGTTCCCACAGGATGAGGCTGTTGCGCCCTCAAACCCcttcctggaggaggaggagggcttgAAGAAAGACTCTCGCCTGGCGGACCTGGCGACAGAATTGCTCATGGTGGCCACCTCCCGACGCAGCCTGC ACCTGTATAACATCAGCAACACTCGTGGGAAGGTGGGGACGTTCTGCATCTTTAAGACCGTGTATAAGATTGGAGAGGATGTCATTGGGACCTTTAACTTCTCGGAAGGAGACATCCCGTGTCTGCAG TTCTCAGTGAGCCTGCAGACGGAGGAGAGCATCCAGGAGGAGTTCCAGCGCCGGCGGGGGCAGCCTGTCTCCTTCAGCACGCATGCCCGCCATCAGGAGGCCTGCCTGCACACAGCCCAGAGCAGCTTCAGCCTGCCCATCCCGCTCAGCTCTACCCCAGGATTCACCACCAACATCG TGTCCCTGAAGTGGAGGCTGCACTTCGAGTTTGTGACCTCCGGGGAGTCGGCGGGGACTTGCTTGGTTCGTGGGAGCCAGTCGGAGGCCGTCACCTGGACTGGGGTGGAGCAGATGGAAGTGGACACTTTCAGCTGGGACTTGCCCATCAAAGTCCTTCCCACCAACCCCATCCTGGCTTCCTACGTATCTCAGTTCTCCAGCACTAACTCCATCACCATCTGA
- the LOC142075879 gene encoding prostate-associated microseminoprotein-like, whose protein sequence is MAMRAQKMGCAWGRLCLLLSLLLQLPGSQAKCYFQAKAPCEYEGKQFSLGESWLSTNCLLCTCLHPIGVGCCETTQHPIDFPDWCEAHYDSQTCQISVVQKANPSLPCVKSMEHEWGSAGTPEPLSNKVLGAGLSR, encoded by the exons ATGGCCATGCGAGCGCAGAAGATGGGGTGTGCTTGGGGCAGGCTTtgcctgctgctctccctcctcctccagctgccaggcTCCCAGGCCAAATGCTACTTCCAGGCTAAAG CTCCCTGTGAGTACGAGGGGAAGCAGTTCTCCCTGGGGGAGTCGTGGCTGAGCACCAACTGCCTGCTTTGCACCTGCCTGCACCCCATCGGCGTGGGCTGCTGCGAGAC cacccagcaccccatcGACTTCCCCGACTGGTGCGAGGCCCACTATGACTCGCAGACCTGCCAGATCTCGGTGGTGCAGAAGGCCAACCCCAGCCTGCCCTGCGTGAAGAGCATGGAGCACGAGTGGGGCTCAGCGGGCACCCCCGAGCCGCTAAGCAACAAGGTGCTGGGCGCGGGGCTGAGCAGATAG